The nucleotide sequence AGGCGGGAGCCGTCCGGCTGCGGTACCCGGCGGGCACCCGCATCCTGTCCACCCCCTGTACCGGCGCGATCGAAATGGAGCATCTGCTCGAGGCTTTCGAGAAGGGGGCCGACGGGGTCCTGGTCATCGGGTGTCCCGAGGGGGGGTGCCATTTCGTGGAAGGAAACCGGCGGGCGCTCAGGCGGCTGGAAAGGGTCCGGGAGCTGCTGGACGAGATCGGCCTGGGCGGCGGGCGGCTGCGGAGGGCCCAACTCTCCGATTCCATGGCCTCGGCGTTCGCGGGGCAGATGCGGGAGATCACCGAAACAGTCCGGGCGATGGGGCCGAATCCCCTGAAGCCCGCAAGAAAAGAAAGCGCAGGGAGATCATGATCGTCGCTTCACCCAAATCGATAACGGAGCTCAAAACCATCCTCGCCGGCCACCGGAAGGTCCTCTTCGTGGGATGCGGCACCTGCGTGACGGTGTGCCTGGCCGGGGGGGAACGGGAGGTCGGCATCCTCGCCTACGCGATGCGCATGGCGCGCCGCCTCGACAAGAACCCGGTCGAGATCTCCCAGGTCACCATCGAGCGCCAGTGCGACAACGAGTTCCTGAAGGACCTGGCCGAACCGGCATCCGGGGTGGAGGCCATCGTCTCCTTCGGTTGCGGCGCCGGGGTCCAGGCCATCGCGGAGCGGTTTCCGGACAAGCCGGTCTACGCCGGGCTCGACACCCAGTTCCTCGGGATCCTGGAGGGTCAGGCGGTCTGGACCGAGAAGTGCCTCGGGTGCGGCAGCTGCATGCTGGCGCATTTCGGCGGCATCTGCCCCATCACCCGGTGCGCCAAGCGGCTGCTCAACGGCCCCTGCGGCGGTTCGCTCGAGGACCGCTGCGAGGTCGACCCGGAAAAGCCGTGCGCCTGGCAGCTGATTTATAAAAGGCTCAAGGCCATCGGCCAGCTCGACCGCCTC is from Acidobacteriota bacterium and encodes:
- a CDS encoding hydrogenase iron-sulfur subunit, with translation MPPDRLERRDGETRTVQPPGWEPEILAFCCSYCASAAAAEAGAVRLRYPAGTRILSTPCTGAIEMEHLLEAFEKGADGVLVIGCPEGGCHFVEGNRRALRRLERVRELLDEIGLGGGRLRRAQLSDSMASAFAGQMREITETVRAMGPNPLKPARKESAGRS